The sequence below is a genomic window from Lepus europaeus isolate LE1 chromosome 20, mLepTim1.pri, whole genome shotgun sequence.
gcagcaggtgatagcccaagggcttgggcccctgacacccatgtgggaaacccggatggagttgctggctcctggcccttgtggccatctggggagtgaacaagaggacagagacaagagaaatctcccatccactggatcactcctgaaatgcccacaacagccagggctgggccaggccgaatccaggatgtgggagctccatctgggtctcccctgtgagtggcaggggcccaagcccttgagctggcacctgctgctttcccacagtgcccatggacaggaagctggagccagaaacgGAACCCAgtatactccaatgtgggattgatttatttattgcaaggcagagctacagacagagaggcagagagagagagaaagaaagagagagagaggtcttccatccattggtttactctccagatggccgcaacggccggagctgcactgatccaaaaccaggagccaggagctccatccgggtctcccatgtggatggcaggggctcaagcacttgtgccatcttctgctgctttcccaggcgccgtagcagggagctggatcagaagcggaacccAGGCCCCCTGATACGCGATGCCAATGTCCtcagtagcagcttaacctgctgggccggGCCACCAAGCCTGCTCCCTTCTGGAGGTTCCACTCCCAGCACCCCCCAAGTGTGAGGCAGATTTATACCCATTTCACAGGAAAGCAAGCTGAGACTTGAAGAAGGGTCAGTCCTTGAGTTGCAGGCAGAGGTTCGCATTCGGCCCTtggggtcagagggaggagggcggTGACGGTCAGACAGCGGAAGCTGGGGTTCTGGAGCAGGTAGAGCGAGAGGGGGCGGTAACCGGGCAACTCCGGGTTGCTGGGGGTTTTGGAACCTCTGTAGCTCCCTCCCCTTGCCACTTTCTCTAGGTCACCCCATACTTCTTCTGGGTCATCCCAGAAggatgcggggtgggggtggggggtgggggagccctgAGGGTAAAATGCCCCCAGGAGGTGGCTGGCTGGCGTCGCAGCCCCCTTGTCCTCGCTTTGGGCCTCCCCGGCCTGCCTGGGCTCGAAGTGACCGCATGGATACCGCAACCACTCGGCTGCCTGCGTCCCTGGCAGCAGGAGGGGAAGCCCAGCTGGGTCCCCGCAGGCGCCAGcgaggccaggcccaggggcgcGCAGTGTGCCAGGCGGCTCCTGGCGCCCCCTCGGGCCGCAGCTGGGCGCTGCGAGGGTGGCAGGTGGAGGGAGGGCCCCGGAGGCCAGGGGGACTCGCTGCCCGCCAGGTGGCCCTGGCCAGGCCCACAGAGGTCCTGTCCTGAGGTGACCCGGCTGAGCCCTGCCCGAAATCCGGGGACCCACAgaggccgcccccgcccccaggagggCGTGGCCTGAGTGCTCCCTGCAGGTGCCGGGGGGcggtgcccagccctgccccccgcccGGGGGCCGTCCTTAGAGGCCAGAGGCGGGTCAGAGAAGCGGCCGGTGCAGGCGACGCCTTGGAACCGAGGGCGGCGACCGCAGCCACAGGTGCAGCGTCCCTAGCTCCAGGCATTAACCCCCCACGCCCTACCCCCACGGCGCTAGAAACTGAGGCTTCCAAGCTGCCCCCAACCCTGGACATCGAGGCCTCCGGGCCGGGGGGTGGAGCCCTGGGGTCGTCTGACGCGCAGGGCCAAGAGCCCCCCGGGCCAGACAGCGAAGATTCGGAGCCTGCGGCTGAGCGGGACCCTGAGGACCCCAGGCCGGGCGGCGAGGCCCCCGTGCCCTCCGCACAGCAGGGCGTGGAGACCTCGGAGCAAAAGAGCGAAGGCCGCTGGGTAGCGGCGGAGCCGGACGCAGAACACCCGGGGCCGCCTGCACCTGTGGGTTTGGGGAGTGCCGGGCCAGACAGCGAAGACCCCGGGCTGTCCGAGGAGCGAAGGGCAGAGGCGCCGAGGCAGTGTCCACCTCCGCGCCCCGAGACCTCCGCCTCTGGGTCGGGCCTGGAAGCCCCGCACCGGTCTCCCGAGGAGGAGCAGCCGCTCATGGAGACGCCCATTGAACGCGAAATCCGCCGCAGTTGCGAACGCGAGGAGAGCTTGCGCCGCAGCCGGGGTCTGAGCCCGGGCCGCGCCGGCCAGGAACTCGTGGAGCTGCGCGTGCGGCCGGTGCTCAGCGTGCCCGGCCCGGGCCCCACGCTCCCGCGCGCCCTGGAGCGCGCGCGGGCGGGCGCGCAGATGCAGCGAGACATCGAGCGCGAAGCTCACCGGCAGGCGGCGCTGGCGCGCCCCGCAACCCCGGAGCCGCCGCGCgccccgcagccgccgccgccgccgccgccgccgctgggcGAGCTCAGGCGCTTCTtcgaggaggcggcggcggcgacggcggAGGGCGGCGCGGGCCCGCAGCCCGGAGGCCGGCCGCGATCGGCCGCGCAAGCCCGGGGCCCCGTGCTGGCCCGCGCCCCGCCGCCTGTCGCGCCGTCGCTGCTGCAGCGGGAGTTGTGCGAGGTCCGCGCTCGCGAACTGGAGCTCCAGCGCCAGCGGCGCAGCATCTATGGCACCGCCGAAGAGGAGGAGCCGGCGCCGAGCCTCACCGGTGAGCCCTAACCTTCTCCCCCGAGAAGCTCCGAGCTTGGGGTCCCCCGGCAGGCTCCCAgactcctgccccccccccccccccacctctcgggctctctctttctgccctgcGCTCTTATCCGCTCacctggagctctgggctcccagatCCACATCCCCCAGGCTTGGGGGAACCGGAACTCTGGCTGCGTTTCGGTCCCACCTGTAACCTGTGTATTTGCGGGGGGCGGTGGGGGGGCTCCTGCCTCTCCTCGCTTTCGTTTGCCTCCTTCATTGTCCTGGGTTCCCGGACTGGGTGGAGGCCCCcacggggaggaggaggaggagggcgaggTGGACACCTGTATGTGTTTAAGGGGCGCGGCCGGCTTCTTTCGTCCTGGCCGCCTCCAGCTTGGTGAGAGGAGGGGGCACCCCCGGCTGagcgccctcccccacccacccccgcagCGAGCAGGGGCGACGGAAAACTGGCGGTGATCTGGCCTCCCCGCAGAAAGGCCTCGGAAAACGGCTTGGAGCAGGTGGGGGCTCCCTTGCCCTCTTGCACCTGCCCCGGTCCTGAGCCAGGACGGTGggcggagctggggctcaaagtgcagagagcagcccccccccccgggggaggcggagggggaaggaagggggggtccttaaccaccaccaccccacacccacacccacacccacgccGCGTCCAGATGCTGCCCTCTCATtggctctctctccacccccccaccccccaggaggaGCGCAAACCGTGAGGGTTTTACGCGGGCTGGGTCCCCTGGCCGGAAGTCTCGCAGGCGTCGGAGGACCTGGCTGGGGACGGTCCAGCCGTGCCCGGCAGATCTGCAAGAGTGGTCAGCCGTGTGTGCTGGGGAAGGTGACACTCTGGCCACCTGGCCGCCCGCACCAAGCCCCACCACGCCGGGATGGAGACCGTGCAGCCCTCGGGCCCCCTGAGCGCGCAGACCCCCCTgacttctctgcctgcctctgcccttcGATCCATCCTCCGCTCAATAAAGCCCCCTCGCTTTCTGGGCAGTGCTGCCTGTCTCTCTTCTGGGTCCTCGCCATCGcgggggagggtggtgggtggggcgCGGCCAGCGCCAGCTGCAGGAGGCGCCGGCCAGAATGTGGAATGCGCTCTTATCGCCCgggtctcccccaccctctcctgtctgcctgtctgccccCGCCAGACCCTGCGAGGCTGGAACCCGGGGTCTACTGCCCCCTGGCGGCGCGGGCGGGAAATGCGGCGCTCACACAGAAGTGCACCTGCCCTGTGTTTGTCTGGACTAACCAGGTGCGAGGCACATCCCCCCTCaccgcacccgcacccgcaccccgACCCTGCCGCCAGGGGGATGCCAACACTAGGTTATTTTCGGTTTCCTAAAGTACCTGGGAACCCAGAGAGCGACTGCACTTTTAATGATTGCGACTGCATGAAAGACAACATTGGGCATTGtgctgggggagggaaggaggggcaggggtccaggcatttgggccatcacttgctgctttccaCCTGGGGCATcactggggagctggatgggaagtggaccagccgggacttgaactgggatgccagtgtcgcaggcagccgGCCCCGGtctgctaagcctccacctatgggaGGCCTGGACAAAGACGACGAGGGAGTTGGGGCTGCCAGTGTGTGAGGGCTGgctatgtggcatagtgggtaaagccgccccctgcagtgctggcatcccgtatgggcgctggttcgagtcctggctgctccacttccaatccagctctctgctgtggcctgggaaagcagtagaagatggcccaagtgcttggtccctgcacctgcatgggagaccccggtggagctcctggctcccggcttcagcctggcccagccctggcagttgcagccatttggggagtgaacccggtAGGTGGAAGAATCTCcttgtgtctcctcctctctccggCACTCCGCCTTTCAcgtacataaatacatctttaaacaaacaaacaaacaaacaaaaaggaatgcCACCCAcgggtcccagcccagccctggcgatGACGCAACTCTCCCCGTGATTCTGACGCAGGCTGGTTTCGGAGTCCGGGTGTGGAtgctgcctgggccacagcacccaggAAATTGGCAGAACCCTTTGCTTCTGCCTCCGgggaggcccccagcccccagtgcaaTGGCGCGTGCTGTGAATAGAAGATAGAAGCCAGAGGGGCCCCTCAGTCCAAATACTGgggaatatggatttttttttttttaacaggagcCACACGATGAAATAATTTGGATCCGTGGGACCCAAACCATCACTAAAATAAATCGGACCGCTTGCTGTTAAAATGCAGCAACCAGAAAGCCCCAGATGGAGAAATGTGAAATGGAGCTACGAGATGTCCTTtaggggaaattttttttttaaatgtttatttcacttGGAAAGCAGAGTATCACGGGGAGAGatctatacactggttcattacttgtaacagtcagagctgggccaggccagagccgggagccgggagctccatccgggtctccctcgtgggcgccagggaccccagtacttgagccctcactggctgcctcccaggtgcacctgtGCAGGAAGCTGTcctataagtggagcagccaggactcgaacccacactCCCAtaaagggatgtgggtgtcccaggcagtggctcaacccactggaccacaaggCTCTCCTCTCCCGCATTTAAAAACAATCCATGCCCTCGGGGCCCTGTGCTGGGACAGGTGAGgcacttgggccctacacccacccacgagggagacgtggctccaacctggcccagccgtgtggccgtggtggccatctgggggagtgaactgggggcggggggaagacctctccttctaactcttgccaataaatccattaaaaaaattaaggggacagctcaggggtggggatgggggggtgTCTCTGAAAGGGGGGGGGCAGCAAAAAAGCAACTCTCGCTTTAAAGGGTTATTAAGTCCGCCCCAGCCTCCAGCCTAGCAGTGACCATGGCTTGGGTGTCCCGCGGGGGCGTGCCGGGCCTGAGCCCGCCTCTGCTCCCTGCACATTCAGACCCTTCGAGGTGTCCCGCAAGTGGGAGACGCCCCTGgagctcctgcccctggctttgggGAGGCTCagcccccactctccctcccaaCCCGGCGGGGGGCGGGtattgaacaaatggatggaagccGATTGAGGCTACGCGACCCCTTCCTCTCCCCAAGGGGCCAGCTGGCGCCCCCCGCTTGTTTGGGGGTGCGCTGGGCAGATGAGTTCATCTCGGCCAGGGCCGATGTCCGGGGACGCTCAGAAACCTCCATCGCGGGTTCCTTAGGAGCCTCTCACCCCACTCCTGACATCCCGCCAAGGAGGGCCACGCGCCCGTGCTCCCGCACCCAAAGCACAGAAGAAACTCTCGGCCCTTAGGAAACGGATCGTAAGCGCCCACTCCTGGAGCATCTTGGGAAATGTAGTTTTTGGAGGCTAGAAAAACCACTTCCGGGTCACAACCCGGGCGTGGGCGTGGCCCCCAGTCGCTTCCTCCAGTGGGCGTCGGATTTCCCCGCGACCCGAAAAGCGAGGCTTTCTGGGTTCCGGTTGTCGACCGACGCCGCCACTTCCCTTTTTGGCTTCACGAGCGGCTCCACGCTTGCGCCGCGCTCTCAACCCACGCCCGCTCTTTCCCAATACTACGTCTCCCAGAAGGCCGCGCGAGTGGGCGTGGCCTCCCCGAGGGGCGGGGTGCGGCGCTCGCAGCGGACGCTCAGCCACTGTGacctctttcttttatttaatgcaaaacCGGTGCGTCCGCCCTCAGGGCCCCGCGGCCGGGCCGGACTCCGTGTGGCGGGTCAGCGCGGCCTGGCCCGGGGGGAAGGCGAGGCCAGGCGGCGCCAGGAGAACCAGTGAGCCCGTCTCCTGGAGTTTGCAGTTGGCCGGCCCCGGCTCTCGCCCTCTCCCGCCCCCATCCCAGGCTCAAGACCCCTGCGCGGCCCAAGCCGCGGGCCCCGCAGCGctcgggggccgggccgggcctgccTGGCCCGTGAGGATCTGGACCAGTAGGTCGGTGGCCAGCATGTGCGAGGGCTCTTCGAAGCCGATGGTCAGCAGCTGCTGGTAGTCCCCAGGCGGCTGCGGGCACAAAATCCTGggagaccggggggggggggtagacaGGCCTGGACTTGAGCT
It includes:
- the MISP3 gene encoding uncharacterized protein MISP3, which gives rise to METPIEREIRRSCEREESLRRSRGLSPGRAGQELVELRVRPVLSVPGPGPTLPRALERARAGAQMQRDIEREAHRQAALARPATPEPPRAPQPPPPPPPPLGELRRFFEEAAAATAEGGAGPQPGGRPRSAAQARGPVLARAPPPVAPSLLQRELCEVRARELELQRQRRSIYGTAEEEEPAPSLTASRGDGKLAVIWPPRRKASENGLEQEERKP